From Lytechinus pictus isolate F3 Inbred chromosome 6, Lp3.0, whole genome shotgun sequence, the proteins below share one genomic window:
- the LOC135154464 gene encoding uncharacterized protein LOC135154464 encodes MVCLIPVLPHPNHLIPLLPHPNYLIPLLPHPKHLIPLFPHPDRLIPLFPHPDKLIPVLPNHNNLIPLLPHPNHLIPLLPTPNHLIPLLPHPNHVIPLFPHPNHLIPLLPHPNHLIPLLPSPNHLIPLFPHLDQLIPVLPNHNHLIPLLPHPNHLIPLLILITSFLYSLILITSFLYSLLLITSFLYSLILITSFLYSLILITSFLYSLILITSFLYSLILITSFLYSLILITSFLYSLILITSFLYSLTLITSFLYSLTLISSFLYSLILITSFLYSLILITSFLYSLILITSFLCSLILITSFLYSLILITSFLYSLILITSFLCSLILITSFLYSLILITSFLYSLILITSFLYSLTLISSFLYSLILITSFL; translated from the exons ATGGTGTGT CTCATTCCTGTACTCCCTCATCCTAATCACCTCATTCCTCTACTCCCTCATCCTAATTACCTCATTCCTCTACTCCCTCATCCTAAACACCTCATTCCTCTATTCCCTCACCCTGATCGCCTCATTCCTCTATTCCCTCACCCTGATAAGCTCATTCCTGTACTCCCTAATCATAATAACCTCATTCCTCTACTCCCTCATCCTAATCACCTCATTCCTCTACTCCCTACTCCTAATCACCTCATTCCTCTACTCCCTCATCCTAATCACGTCATTCCTCTATTCCCTCATCCTAATCACCTCATTCCTCTACTCCCTCATCCTAATCACCTCATTCCTCTACTCCCTAGTCCTAATCACCTCATTCCTCTATTCCCTCACCTTGATCAGCTCATTCCTGTACTCCCTAATCATAATCACCTCATTCCTCTACTCCCTCATCCTAATCACCTCATTCCTCTACTCATCCTAATCACCTCATTCCTCTACTCCCTAATCCTAATCACCTCATTCCTCTACTCCCTACTCCTAATCACCTCATTCCTCTACTCCCTCATCCTAATCACCTCATTCCTCTATTCCCTCATCCTAATCACCTCATTCCTCTACTCCCTCATCCTAATCACCTCATTCCTCTACTCCCTCATCCTAATCACCTCATTCCTCTACTCCCTCATCCTAATCACCTCATTCCTCTACTCCCTCATCCTAATCACCTCATTCCTCTATTCCCTCACCCTAATCACCTCATTCCTCTATTCCCTCACCCTGATCAGCTCATTTTTGTACTCCCTAATCCTTATCACCTCATTCCTCTATTCCCTCATCCTAATCACCTCATTCCTCTATTCCCTCATCCTAATCACCTCATTCCTCTGCTCCCTAATCCTAATCACCTCATTCCTCTACTCCCTCATCCTAATCACCTCATTCCTCTATTCCCTCATCCTAATCACCTCATTCCTCTGCTCCCTAATCCTAATCACCTCATTCCTCTACTCCCTCATCCTAATCACCTCATTCCTCTACTCCCTCATCCTAATCACCTCATTCCTGTATTCCCTCACCCTGATCAGCTCATTTTTGTACTCCCTCATCCTAATCACCTCATTCCTCTAA
- the LOC129263922 gene encoding large ribosomal subunit protein eL15-like: MGAYKYMQEVWRKKQSDVMRFLIRVRTWQFRQLSSIHRATKPMRPDKARSMGYRAKQGYVIYRIRLRRGGRKRPVPKGATYGKPTNQGVNQLKYQKSLQSTAEERVGRRCGALRVLNSYWICEDSTYKYFEVILVDPMHKAIRRNPDTQWITKSVHKHRECRGLTSASKKSRGLGKGHLYKQTSGGSRKASWKRRNLLRLRRYR, from the exons ATGGGGGCTTACAAGTATATGCAAGAAGTATGGCGCAAGAAACAGAGTGATGTGATGAGGTTTCTCATCCGTGTAAGGACATGGCAATTTCGTCAGCTCTCTTCTATTCACAGAGCTACCAAACCAATGAGACCTGACAAGGCTCGTAGTATGGGGTACAGAGCTAAACAAG GTTACGTGATCTATCGCATCCGTCTTCGTCGCGGAGGACGAAAGAGGCCTGTGCCAAAGGGCGCCACCTATGGCAAGCCAACCAACCAGGGAGTGAACCAGCTCAAATACCAGAAGTCTCTGCAGTCTACTGCTGAGGAACGTGTTGGTCGTAGATGTGGTGCTCTAAGAGTTCTCAATAGCTACTGGATCTGTGAAGACTCTACCTACAAGTACTTTGAG GTGATTCTTGTTGATCCAATGCACAAAGCTATCAGACGTAATCCAGACACACAATGGATTACAAAGTCTGTTCACAAGCATCGTGAATGCCGTGGACTTACATCTGCAA GCAAGAAGAGTCGTGGTCTTGGCAAAGGTCATCTCTACAAGCAAACATCTGGTGGATCCAGGAAGGCTTCCTGGAAACGAAGAAACCTTCTCCGTCTCAGAAGATATCGTTAG
- the LOC129263615 gene encoding molybdate-anion transporter-like — translation MPQVAGLIYIVYGTFSGLVTACVLLTLISKRLSGQQHSTGNNPTFVQFQRKYFLAYFLALAADWLQGPYLYKLYSYYGFLESQITVLYVCGFAASVVFGSLTSTLADRFGRKRLCITFCIVYSVSCFMKLSRSYGLLIIGRILGGVSTSLLFTAFEAWYAHEHLETHDFPKEWLSVTFSKATVWNGALAVGAGIVANIIAGPFGLGPVSPFLLAIPLLVASGLIVATSWKENYSEQRVNCSKTCGEGMRHIVSSRRMMLIGAMQSLYESVMYIFIFIWTPVLDPYQLPLGLIFSNFMLCIMIGSSVYQILTSFRHSPVVLVNAAIIIALVSTLICVGSTKPLQEHPTVSYFAFLLLELACGIYFPAMGFLRGKILPESHRAGIMNWFRVPLNLIACIGLMVLHDEPTKAGTRHIFIICSALLGVALCCGVQFGSITKNDSTLTEDGENSDIA, via the coding sequence ATGCCTCAGGTGGCAGGTTTGATCTACATTGTGTATGGGACCTTCTCTGGTCTTGTGACAGCATGTGTGCTGCTGACATTAATTTCTAAGAGGCTGAGCGGTCAGCAGCATAGCACGGGTAACAATCCAACATTTGTGCAATTCCAGAGGAAATATTTCTTGGCATACTTCCTTGCCCTTGCGGCTGATTGGCTTCAAGGACCTTATCTTTATAAACTCTACAGCTACTATGGTTTCCTGGAGTCACAGATCACTGTGCTTTATGTCTGTGGATTTGCTGCAAGTGTAGTCTTTGGGAGTCTAACCAGCACCTTGGCTGATCGATTTGGTCGCAAGAGATTGTGTATAACCTTCTGTATAGTGTACTCTGTATCATGCTTCATGAAGCTTTCAAGAAGCTATGGACTTCTTATCATTGGTAGGATTCTTGGAGGTGTGTCAACATCTCTTCTCTTCACAGCGTTTGAGGCATGGTATGCGCATGAACACCTTGAGACGCATGACTTCCCAAAGGAGTGGCTCTCTGTTACCTTCTCAAAGGCAACCGTTTGGAATGGAGCTCTTGCTGTCGGTGCAGGAATCGTTGCAAACATCATCGCTGGGCCGTTCGGCTTGGGCCCAGTCTCGCCATTTCTTCTAGCCATCCCTCTTCTCGTTGCTTCGGGACTGATCGTGGCTACTTCATGGAAGGAGAATTACAGCGAGCAACGTGTCAACTGCTCTAAAACCTGCGGTGAAGGAATGCGACACATCGTGAGTAGCCGACGGATGATGCTGATTGGTGCAATGCAATCACTCTATGAGAGTGTCATGTAtatcttcatttttatttggaCACCAGTCCTTGACCCCTACCAACTTCCACTAGGTCTTATCTTCTCTAATTTCATGTTGTGTATCATGATTGGATCATCCGTCTATCAAATCCTCACCAGCTTCAGACATTCTCCTGTAGTTCTTGTCAATGCAGCTATCATTATAGCACTCGTATCAACTCTTATTTGTGTAGGTTCTACTAAACCTCTTCAGGAGCATCCAACGGTGTCCTACTTTGCCTTCCTCCTGCTAGAGCTGGCTTGTGGGATTTATTTCCCTGCGATGGGTTTCCTTCGAGGCAAGATCCTTCCCGAGTCCCATCGAGCTGGAATAATGAACTGGTTCCGTGTTCCACTCAACTTAATAGCTTGTATTGGTCTCATGGTACTTCATGATGAACCTACTAAGGCTGGTACAAGACATATCTTTATTATCTGTTCAGCATTATTAGGTGTTGCTCTGTGTTGTGGAGTGCAGTTTGGTTCAATTACAAAGAATGACTCAACTCTTACAGAGGATGGTGAAAATAGTGATATCGCATAG